The Mycolicibacterium duvalii DNA window TGGCCCGAGCCGTCGGCGTGGCTGGGCGCGGTCCGGGGCAGCGCGCTGGCCGCCGAGCAGGTGCTGCGGTTCGTCGACGACCTGCTGTACTTCGACCGGTACTGGCGGGAGGAGGAGCAGGTCTGCGACGACGTGCTCGCGTTGGTGGCCACCCCGCTGACCGCCGGGGCGCCCGGCCTGGACCGGCTGTTCCCGGCCGGGTGGGAGGAGCAGCGCCGCGCCGCCGAGGTCGCGCTGGGGCAGTCGCTGACGGTGCTCACCGGCGGGCCCGGCACCGGTAAGACCACCACCGTGGCCCGCCTGCTGGCGCTGCTGGCCGAACAGGCGGCGCTGGCCGGGCGCCCACCGCTGCGCATCGCGCTGGCCGCGCCCACTGGGAAGGCGGCCGCGCGGCTGGCCGAGGCGGTGCGCTATCAGATCGGCGGGCTCGACGCCGAGGACCGCGACCGGCTCGGCGAGTTGACGGCCTCCACGCTGCACCGGCTGCTGCAGCCGCGGCCGGGCAGTTCGTCGCGGTTCCGCCACCACCGGGAGAACCGGCTGCCCCACGACGTCGTGGTCGTCGACGAGACCTCGATGGTGTCGCTGACGTTGATGGCGCGCCTGCTCGAAGCCGTCCGGCCGGACAGCCGGCTGCTGCTGGTCGGCGACGCCGATCAGCTCGCCTCGGTGGAGGCCGGTGCGGTGCTGGCCGACCTGGTCGAGGGTCTGGGTGGCCGTGCGGATGTGCGGGTCGCGGCGCTGCAGACGTCGCACCGGTTCGGTGCGAACATCGGCGCGCTGGCCGGGGCCATCCGCCGCGGCGAGGCCGAGCAGGTGCTCGAACTGCTGCGTACCGGCGGCGATCACCTCGAATGGCTGGACGGCGAGGAGCCCACCGAGCAGCTGCGCGGTCCGCTGCTGGAGCAGGCGACGCTGCTGCGACGCGCCGCGATCCTGGGCGACGCCGACGCCGCGGTGCGCGCGCTCGACGGCCATCGCCTGCTGTGCGCGCACCGGCGCGGCCCCTACGGCGTCGCGCATTGGAACCACCAGGTGCAGCGGTGGCTGGCCGACGCGACCGGGGAACCGCTGTGGTCGCAGTGGTACCCGGGCCGGCCGGTGCTGGTCACGGCCAACGACTACGGACTGCGGCTGTTCAATGGCGACACCGGGGTGACCGTGGTGCGCGACGAGGCGCTGGAGGTGGTCATCGGGGGCACACGGCTGCGGCCGAGCCGGCTCGCCGAGATCGAGACCATGCACGCGATGACCATTCACAAGAGCCAGGGCAGCCAGGCCGACGATGTCACGGTGCTGATGCCGCCTCCGGAGTCCCGGCTGCTGACGCGGGAGTTGTTCTACACCGCCGTCACCCGCGCCAAGGCCCGGGTCCGGGTCGTCGGGCCCGAGTCGGCGATCCGCGCCGCGATCGACCGGCGGGCATTACGGGCGTCCGGCCTGGCCCGTCGCCTGCGCCGGTAAGCGGGGACCTTTCGCTAAGTTGTCGGATGAGCCGACGACGGTTCACCGGCCAATCAGAGGATCGTTGGGCATGCGAGTTGACGGGCGCGACATCGCTGTCACCGGCAACCTGCTGCAGCCCCTGACCCGGCGCACCAACGACATCCTGCGCCTGGTGCTGGCCAGCGTCTTTTTGGTCGTGGTGGTGACCAGCACGCTGATCACCCGCTACGAGTGGGAGACGCTCGAGCGGTCCATCTCCGGGATCGTCGGCGTCCTCAGCCCCACCCAGTCCAACGCCGTGTACCTGGTCTACGCCGTGGCCATCGTGGCGCTGCCGTTCGCGATCCTGATCGGGCTGATCGTGCAGCAGCAGTGGAAGCTGCTGGGCGCCTACGCCGCCGCCGGGGTGACCGCGATCCTGTCGCTGTCGATCACCGGGAACGGGATCTCGGCGCCGCGGTGGCACTTCGATCTCAACGGGCGGCTCGACACCATGCTGTCGCAGTTCCTCGACGACCCGCGCTGGATCGCGATGCTGGCCGCGGTGCTGACGGTGTCGGGGCCGTGGCTGCCGGCCCGGTGGCGCCGCTGGTGGTGGGCGTTGCTGCTGGCGTTCGTGCCGATCCACCTGGTGGTCAGCGCGGTGGTCCCGGCGCGGTCGTTGCTCGGCCTGGCGGTGGGCTGGTTCGTCGGCGCGCTGGTGGTGCTGGTGGTCGGCACCCCGGCGCTGGAGGTGCCCCTCGACGACGCGGTCCGGGCGATGGCGCGACGCGGCTTCCGCGTGACCGCGCTGACGGTGATCCGGCCCGCCGGGCGTGGACCCCTGGTGCTGTCGGCGCGCCGCGACCCGACCGGGGAGGCCCCCGACATCGCGGTCTGCGAACTCTACGGTCCGCACCAGCGCGGCGGTGGTTTCCTGGCCCAGTTCTGGAGCAAGGTGCGGCTGCGGGACAGCGAGACCGCGCCGCTGCACACCTCGATGCGGCGCCGGGTGGAACACCGGGCGTTGATGGCCATCGCCGTCGGCGAGCTCGGCCTGGCCAACACGTCCCCGATCGCGGTGGCGACCCTGGATCGCGGCTGGACGTTGTACGCGCACCGGCCCGCACGCGGTGTCTCGGTCGACCACTGTCACGAGAGCACCCCGGTGGCGCGGGTGTGGGACGCGCTGGGCCTGCTGCACAGCCAGCAGATCGCGCACGGTGATCTGCGCGCCACCCAGATCACCATCGACGACGGCACCCCGCTGTTCGGCGGATTCACCAGCGCGGAGTACGGGGCTTCGGAGGCCCACCTGCACACCGACATCGCGCAGCTGCTGGTCACCACCGCCGACCTGTACGGCGCCGAGGCCGCCGTGACTGCCGCGATCACGGTGTTCGGCAAGGACGAGGTGCTCGGGGCGTCGCGCCGCCTGACCAAAGCCGCGGTGCCCAAGCGGGTGCGGGCTTCGGTGCGCGACGCGGGCACGGCGCTGTCGACGCTGCGCGACGAGGTGAAAGGCCAGACCGGGGCCGATCAGATCCCGACCGCGACGATCACCCGGTTCACCCGCAACCAGGTGATCCAGCTGGTGCTGCTGGTGGCGCTGGTCTATGTGGCGTATCCGTTCATCAGCTCGGTGCCGGTGTTCTTCTCCGAGCTGCGGTCGGCGAACTGGTGGTGGGCGCTGGCCGGGCTGGCGGTCTCGGGGCTGAAGTATCTGGGCGCCGGAGCTGCGCTGTGGGCGTGCGCGGACGGCCTGGTCAGCTTCCGCAACCTGGCCATCATGCAGGTGGCCAACACGTTCGCCGCGACCACCACCCCGGCCGGTGTCGGCGGGCTGGCGCTCAGCGCGCGGTTCCTGCAGAAGGGCGGCCTGGGCGCGCTGCGCGCCACCACCGCGGTGGCGCTGCAGCAATCGGTTCAGGTCGTCACGCACCTGACCCTGCTGGTCATCTTCAGCTTCGCCGCCGGAGCCTCGACGGACCTGTCGCGGTTCGTGCCCGACGCCACCGTGCTGTATCTGCTCGCCGGCGTGGTGCTCGGCGGGCTGGGCATCTTCCTGTTCGTGCCCAAGCTGCGGCACTGGCTGGCCACCGCGGTGCGCCCGCGACTGGAGGAGGTGCTCGACGACCTCAAGGAGCTGGCCCGCGAACCCGGGCGGCTGGCCATGATCATCTTCGGTTGTGCGACAACCACTCTCGGTGCCGCGTTGGCGTTGTGGGCGAGCATCGAGGCGTTCGGCGGCGACGCCAGCTTCGTGACGGTCACGATCGTGACGATGGTCGGCGGCACGCTGGCCTCGGCGGCGCCGACCCCCGGCGGCGTGGGCGCAGTGGAGGC harbors:
- a CDS encoding lysylphosphatidylglycerol synthase transmembrane domain-containing protein → MRVDGRDIAVTGNLLQPLTRRTNDILRLVLASVFLVVVVTSTLITRYEWETLERSISGIVGVLSPTQSNAVYLVYAVAIVALPFAILIGLIVQQQWKLLGAYAAAGVTAILSLSITGNGISAPRWHFDLNGRLDTMLSQFLDDPRWIAMLAAVLTVSGPWLPARWRRWWWALLLAFVPIHLVVSAVVPARSLLGLAVGWFVGALVVLVVGTPALEVPLDDAVRAMARRGFRVTALTVIRPAGRGPLVLSARRDPTGEAPDIAVCELYGPHQRGGGFLAQFWSKVRLRDSETAPLHTSMRRRVEHRALMAIAVGELGLANTSPIAVATLDRGWTLYAHRPARGVSVDHCHESTPVARVWDALGLLHSQQIAHGDLRATQITIDDGTPLFGGFTSAEYGASEAHLHTDIAQLLVTTADLYGAEAAVTAAITVFGKDEVLGASRRLTKAAVPKRVRASVRDAGTALSTLRDEVKGQTGADQIPTATITRFTRNQVIQLVLLVALVYVAYPFISSVPVFFSELRSANWWWALAGLAVSGLKYLGAGAALWACADGLVSFRNLAIMQVANTFAATTTPAGVGGLALSARFLQKGGLGALRATTAVALQQSVQVVTHLTLLVIFSFAAGASTDLSRFVPDATVLYLLAGVVLGGLGIFLFVPKLRHWLATAVRPRLEEVLDDLKELAREPGRLAMIIFGCATTTLGAALALWASIEAFGGDASFVTVTIVTMVGGTLASAAPTPGGVGAVEAALIGGLAAFGVPAAVAVPSVLLYRILTVWLPVFVGWPIMRWLTRNNMI
- the recD gene encoding exodeoxyribonuclease V subunit alpha; translated protein: MTAAELLTPFIAAEVFEPADVHVATRLCALAGDDDQTVTLAAAFVVRALRSGSVCVDLRSVAEQVARPELPWPEPSAWLGAVRGSALAAEQVLRFVDDLLYFDRYWREEEQVCDDVLALVATPLTAGAPGLDRLFPAGWEEQRRAAEVALGQSLTVLTGGPGTGKTTTVARLLALLAEQAALAGRPPLRIALAAPTGKAAARLAEAVRYQIGGLDAEDRDRLGELTASTLHRLLQPRPGSSSRFRHHRENRLPHDVVVVDETSMVSLTLMARLLEAVRPDSRLLLVGDADQLASVEAGAVLADLVEGLGGRADVRVAALQTSHRFGANIGALAGAIRRGEAEQVLELLRTGGDHLEWLDGEEPTEQLRGPLLEQATLLRRAAILGDADAAVRALDGHRLLCAHRRGPYGVAHWNHQVQRWLADATGEPLWSQWYPGRPVLVTANDYGLRLFNGDTGVTVVRDEALEVVIGGTRLRPSRLAEIETMHAMTIHKSQGSQADDVTVLMPPPESRLLTRELFYTAVTRAKARVRVVGPESAIRAAIDRRALRASGLARRLRR